A single Crateriforma conspicua DNA region contains:
- a CDS encoding DUF420 domain-containing protein, which produces MSWEFLAANLPHVTAALNLCAIGLLVAGLVKIKQKQWRKHRNLMIAAVVVSGLFLAAYLLHKVALQVTTGEPNKKFPADAPPAARIAYFAILIPHLLLAMAVPVLALRAVYLAYKRRIVAHKRLVRYAYPIWMYVSVTGVLVYLMLYQWFPA; this is translated from the coding sequence ATGTCGTGGGAATTTTTAGCGGCCAATTTGCCCCATGTGACCGCAGCGTTGAATCTTTGTGCCATCGGGTTGTTGGTCGCCGGGCTGGTCAAAATCAAACAGAAACAGTGGCGGAAGCATCGCAATTTGATGATCGCCGCCGTGGTGGTCAGCGGACTCTTTTTGGCCGCGTATCTGCTGCATAAAGTCGCTCTTCAGGTCACCACGGGTGAACCGAATAAGAAGTTTCCGGCCGATGCGCCGCCGGCCGCACGCATCGCTTACTTTGCGATCCTGATTCCACACCTGTTGTTGGCGATGGCCGTTCCGGTGCTGGCACTGCGTGCGGTTTACCTGGCTTACAAGCGTCGCATCGTGGCGCACAAACGTCTGGTTCGCTACGCCTATCCCATTTGGATGTATGTGTCGGTGACCGGCGTGTTGGTTTACCTGATGCTGTATCAGTGGTTCCCCGCCTAG
- a CDS encoding SCO family protein: MHTGVGLNLDGNDVAKPASPVTTDRRESMHGRYVACAEQRVLHPPVIDKSPTRSIHSKTRGGRSIAEFIHQVSNHESFESDKANMKVALNIVFILAAGLIAGLVLRASRQNAPNEVPEGAVVFTNDQPLDVDATRNDEPSKPPEDEAWLSRFELIERSGRKVSSEDLKGRPYVVSFFYSTCPSICVSQNQKLRELQDEFEGQGVRFVAISVDPETDTPEVLREYATRFGADKDQWLFMTGDLDYIRRVGAEIFRQPVDKQFHTERFALVDAAGEIEGFYSWPEPRQMDKLKESIRGMLDDQT; encoded by the coding sequence GTGCATACTGGCGTCGGCCTGAACCTTGATGGCAACGACGTCGCAAAGCCGGCGTCGCCTGTCACGACCGATCGTCGCGAAAGCATGCACGGCCGGTATGTCGCTTGTGCGGAACAGCGGGTGTTGCATCCGCCGGTGATCGATAAATCGCCAACGCGATCCATCCACAGCAAAACACGCGGCGGAAGATCGATAGCGGAATTCATTCATCAGGTCAGCAATCATGAATCCTTCGAATCGGACAAAGCGAACATGAAAGTTGCACTGAACATCGTCTTTATTTTGGCTGCCGGTTTGATTGCCGGCCTGGTCCTTCGCGCTTCGCGTCAAAACGCCCCGAATGAAGTTCCCGAAGGTGCGGTCGTCTTCACCAATGACCAACCGTTGGATGTGGACGCGACACGCAACGACGAACCAAGCAAGCCGCCGGAAGACGAAGCTTGGCTTAGCCGGTTTGAACTGATCGAACGCAGCGGCCGGAAAGTCAGCAGCGAAGACCTGAAGGGGCGGCCGTATGTGGTCAGCTTTTTCTACAGCACGTGTCCCAGCATTTGTGTCAGCCAAAATCAAAAGCTGCGCGAATTGCAGGACGAATTCGAAGGGCAGGGCGTGCGTTTTGTTGCCATCAGCGTCGACCCCGAAACTGATACACCGGAAGTTTTGCGTGAATACGCCACCCGGTTCGGTGCCGACAAAGACCAGTGGTTGTTCATGACCGGGGACTTGGATTACATCCGCCGTGTGGGCGCGGAGATCTTTCGCCAGCCGGTCGACAAACAGTTCCATACCGAACGATTTGCCCTGGTCGATGCCGCTGGGGAAATCGAAGGTTTCTACAGTTGGCCAGAACCGCGGCAGATGGACAAGTTAAAAGAAAGCATTCGTGGAATGCTGGACGATCAGACCTAA
- a CDS encoding protoheme IX farnesyltransferase, which translates to MSNAMLIAETAKSADPSSWSAESEQPLQPGGLGHAVPSSVDPADCRDAAVPRRQSDAGFWSDVLVLSKPRIVTMILVTTVATAMIGAALRPEGTGGLSVVAMLWLLIGTGGVAASAGAANQIWERVIDRRMVRTSGRPLPAGRMSAAAAIGWALFWGLGGTVLLWAMFGAAPAIVGIATWALYVLVYTPMKTRTAWNTTVGAVAGALPVLMGFTAAGGRLADPTPWLLFGVLAAWQYPHFMSIAWLYRRQYKEAGFCMTTGSDPTGRSAAIQSLIGTLAIAGCGLVLCLQGGLVWWNIAGALAVLAACWPLWKASCRFAACPADDISRTMLRSSLLTLPAVLLVTTVCILASA; encoded by the coding sequence TTGTCCAACGCGATGCTGATTGCCGAAACCGCCAAGTCGGCGGATCCGTCATCTTGGTCGGCCGAATCGGAGCAGCCTCTGCAGCCCGGCGGTCTGGGCCACGCGGTGCCCTCGTCCGTGGACCCGGCCGACTGTCGGGACGCTGCAGTGCCTCGTCGTCAATCGGACGCGGGTTTTTGGTCGGACGTCTTAGTTCTTTCCAAGCCTCGGATCGTGACCATGATTCTGGTGACCACGGTCGCGACAGCGATGATCGGTGCGGCTTTGCGTCCCGAGGGAACCGGCGGTTTGTCGGTGGTCGCAATGCTGTGGCTGTTGATCGGGACCGGCGGTGTTGCCGCCAGTGCCGGTGCGGCCAACCAAATTTGGGAACGGGTAATCGACCGCCGCATGGTCCGCACGTCCGGTCGGCCGTTGCCCGCCGGTCGGATGTCGGCGGCTGCCGCGATCGGCTGGGCCCTGTTCTGGGGCCTGGGCGGTACCGTCCTGTTGTGGGCGATGTTCGGCGCGGCGCCGGCCATCGTGGGGATCGCAACGTGGGCGTTGTACGTGTTGGTTTACACGCCAATGAAAACGCGGACCGCATGGAACACGACCGTGGGCGCCGTTGCCGGAGCGTTGCCCGTGTTGATGGGGTTCACGGCCGCGGGGGGACGCTTGGCGGATCCGACGCCATGGTTGCTGTTCGGCGTTTTGGCGGCCTGGCAATACCCGCACTTCATGTCGATCGCTTGGCTGTATCGTCGTCAGTACAAGGAGGCGGGATTCTGTATGACGACCGGATCCGACCCGACGGGCCGTTCGGCTGCGATCCAAAGTTTGATCGGGACGTTGGCCATCGCCGGTTGTGGATTGGTCTTGTGTCTGCAGGGCGGTCTGGTGTGGTGGAATATCGCCGGGGCGCTGGCTGTTTTGGCAGCGTGCTGGCCGCTTTGGAAAGCGTCCTGTCGATTTGCCGCATGTCCGGCCGACGACATCAGCCGCACAATGTTGCGGTCATCCTTGCTGACCTTGCCCGCCGTTTTGCTGGTCACCACCGTGTGCATACTGGCGTCGGCCTGA
- a CDS encoding COX15/CtaA family protein: MTDSLKQTDPVESTRIVRRLAWLLIALAWPLIWIGGLVTTYDAGMSVPDWPGTYGYNLFLYPLSTWLSGPFDIMVEHGHRLLGSVVGLVAIALLWAAWRKEDRFWFVMLCFAILIAVIAQGVLGGLRVVMSDQVLAMIHGCVGPAFFALAAAAVVGSSRWWRRQASGEISEAEQTRRPGRLTVAAAGVLAVASYGQLVLGAMLRHAQPGASPDGFAALAVAHMLIALGILVFAALLWPLIRGCGDLTLSRLASALVIFVALQIVLGLGTWVVNYGFPSFLRWMPGADGFLVRAKGFVESWIVTGHVAIGSLILALAVSLSLMVLRCRHAEAAVSDRGVAVPVDATKPQTSVAAAV, translated from the coding sequence ATGACCGACAGCCTGAAACAAACCGATCCCGTTGAATCCACCCGGATCGTCCGGCGATTGGCTTGGCTGTTGATCGCTTTGGCCTGGCCGTTGATTTGGATCGGCGGATTGGTCACCACCTACGACGCCGGTATGTCGGTACCGGATTGGCCGGGGACCTACGGCTACAACCTGTTTCTTTATCCGCTTTCGACTTGGCTGTCGGGGCCTTTCGACATCATGGTCGAACACGGGCACCGGTTGCTGGGCAGTGTGGTGGGATTGGTGGCGATCGCGTTGTTGTGGGCCGCTTGGCGGAAAGAAGACCGCTTTTGGTTCGTCATGTTGTGCTTCGCCATTTTGATCGCCGTAATCGCACAGGGAGTCTTGGGCGGTTTGCGGGTTGTGATGAGCGACCAGGTTTTGGCGATGATTCACGGCTGTGTCGGCCCGGCCTTTTTTGCGTTGGCGGCCGCCGCGGTTGTCGGCAGCAGCCGGTGGTGGCGTCGCCAAGCGAGCGGCGAAATCAGTGAGGCAGAGCAAACACGACGGCCCGGACGGTTGACGGTGGCGGCTGCCGGGGTGTTGGCGGTGGCCAGCTATGGCCAACTTGTCTTGGGGGCGATGTTGCGTCACGCCCAGCCGGGGGCTTCGCCGGACGGGTTTGCCGCCCTGGCGGTCGCCCACATGTTGATCGCCTTGGGAATTTTGGTTTTCGCGGCCCTGCTTTGGCCTCTGATTAGGGGGTGCGGCGATTTGACGCTCTCGCGTCTGGCGTCGGCTTTGGTAATCTTTGTCGCACTGCAGATCGTTTTGGGCTTAGGCACCTGGGTCGTTAACTACGGTTTTCCGTCGTTCCTACGATGGATGCCGGGAGCCGATGGGTTTCTGGTTCGCGCCAAAGGGTTCGTTGAATCCTGGATTGTGACCGGGCACGTGGCCATCGGGTCGTTGATTTTGGCCCTGGCCGTATCGTTGTCGTTGATGGTCTTGCGTTGCCGGCACGCCGAGGCGGCGGTTTCGGATCGTGGCGTGGCCGTGCCGGTCGATGCGACGAAGCCGCAGACGTCGGTCGCCGCGGCCGTCTGA